The following nucleotide sequence is from Cicer arietinum cultivar CDC Frontier isolate Library 1 chromosome 2, Cicar.CDCFrontier_v2.0, whole genome shotgun sequence.
AGAGTTGTTCAAACTGCAAGGTACTCAGCTGAAGATGCGACATCATATCATCCACAAATAGATGGTCAGACGGAAGTCATCAACCGCTACTTAGAAACCTTTTTGCAATGCTTCATTTCATATCAGCCCAAGACTTGGGTCACTTGTTTTCCATGGGTAGAGTACTAGTATAGCACTTGTTTCCATAGGTTTACCGACACGACTCCCTTAAAATCGGTGTATGGAAGAGCTCCACCCATTATCACTCGCTTCTTACCCGAAGAGACCAAGGTTGATGTGGTTCATAGAGAATTGCTCAATAGGGATGAGTGCTTACGACAACTGAAGCATCACCTCATCCGAGCTCAGAGTCGCATAAAGAGTCAAGTGGATACCCATCGCCAAGATCGACCATTTGAGATTGGTGACAAGGTATTTCTGAAGCTACAACCTCATGTGCAACAATATGTGTCGTGCATCTGTCTTAAGTTGTCCTCACACTATTATAGGCCATTTCGAGTGACATGGTGCATCGAGGCTGTTAAAATTGTAGGGTTTTagataaaaggagaagagaaaataataaaggtttgaatattattgataatagttttatgctaacttgattgcaaaagactcaatattaatttctatttatagataaacaTAGATTCAATCCTAAATGAGgaacaaattataataataatgagaggtATTCTAAGATAtttctatgattataaattgatcatagaaaataactcaagatactctaatataatataatagatattataagatattttataatattctaataGAGGCAATAGCGTACAAACTATTATTACCGGTGTCATCTCGCATACACCTGGTTTTTCATGTCTCGCTGCTCAAGAAGGCCATTGAGAATGCAATTGTCCATTCCGAGCTTTTGGTCAAGTTGGTACCTTTTGTTTATGTCATGTGCGAACCATTAACTATTTTGGCCCAAATAGAGGTGGCAAAGGGAGGGGAGACAATCTTACAAGTCCTAGTGCATTGGAAGGACAAGCCCTTGGAGGAAGCTACGTGGGAAGACGCATAGACCATCGATGCACAATTTTATTCCCTCAACCTTAAAGACAAGGTTATATCTTAAGGAGGGGATATTGATGGGGCAACTAAGGCTAAAGGCATTATGGATAAACCAAGAGTTTGGATAGTGTATCAAGGAAGGTCCAAAAATACTAATGATGTGGCAATGAGAGAATCTATATTGTCAATGAGAGCACGTGTTATTTGTTGGTATAAAGGGTGCAATTCTTAGAAGAGAGAATCGTTCATGATAGAATTAACATTTTGTTAGGCTAAAGTGAGATATTCCTCTTAGTGGAGCTTGGTTCTATGGGTAGTTAGAGAGACCCTCTACTACTATTTCCATTCATCaataatatacaaatttattcCAATTCCTCTATTTTTCAAGTTATGTTAATGTTGCAGTTGTTGAGTTTGTTGTTTGACAGGTTTGGGTTGTTACCATAATATATATAGACTTAAATGCAGTTTTGATCCTATTATTTTGATCGATCTGCAATTTTAGTCATCTCATTTTATTTTCGGCAATTTTAGTCTCCATATATTTTAGTCCATTAATTTAAGTGATTTTGGCTTTAATGCAATGGTCATGTGGACGTCATGCCACATTTATTgctttttaaatttcttaaaacatttattgttttatgaaattataaaaaaaaaaaaaaaacaattttttttgtcttattaATGTTATCACTCATCTTCAACGTGGAGAAACAAGattctattaatattaaattaactattGCTCAAACAAACAAAGCcctgaaaatattaaaaacacataaaatatagaagaacgtaaatgataatataaacaaagccctgaaaattttaaaaacacataaaatataaaagaacgtaaatgataatataaacaaacaaactcatatGCTTACGAcacaacaaacaaaaacaaaaaatacaaaaaagttTTAGATTTTTCTCCACTATCTCATTCTTCGTGTTCTTTTAGATTTACCTCTTACTTTTCTTAtccttttttttccttttgattCAGATCTATGCATGTCATTTATTCTTCTTCCCCTCCACCTCCACTTTCATCATTACCAACAATAAGAACACCTTACTGGAACAACATAATTTCATGATTTTGATATGAGCGATTTTCCTTGTTAATCAAAAAAGTTAAAATGTTCCTTCAAGACTCCGACATGTACTATCTCTAAAATTGAacctttttttaaaatcatttttatgggGTAATGAGAAGGCATGTAAGATTCAGTGGGTTATGTGGGATAAAATTTGTTGTGAACGTGAGCAAAGTGTGCTTACTGACACGGGTGGCTTGTGGTTTAAGGTTATTTCTTGTAATTATGGTTGTCATAATGGGGTGGTGGGAGGAGGCACTTCTCGTGATTTGTCATGGTGGAAGGATATTAGGAGCTTAGAGGTAGTACATGGTAGGAGAGCAATGGATTTCTAATAATTTAACCAAAAAATAGGTAATAGGTGGATACTTTATTTTGGTTGGATCCTTGGTTGGATGACAAACCTTTATGTAACAACTTTAGGCATTTTTTTGGGGTAGTGTGTAATAAATATGCAGTGGTGGCAGGTATGTTTCGATTGGGGTGAGATGTGGAGGGTGATGGGTGGGGATGGGGCTATAACCTGTTTCTTTGGGAGAATGAGTTGATGGTAGAGTGTGTGTCTTTGTTTGCTAATGTTAATTTGCAAGATCATGTGAAAGATTTGTGGCTTTGGAAAATTTTAACAATTGGTGTGTACTCTCTGAAAGATATTTGTCTTGGTTTGATACATAACTCAAATATAGACCGTTCTCCTTTTGGTGATATTATTTGAAACAAGATGGTGTCGCGTAAAATGTCTCTACTAGCTTAAAGACGGTTGCACAATTGGTTGCTTGCAAAAGATAACTTATTGAAGAAAGGCATTCGAGATAGCTCTTCCAACTTGTGTGTGGATGGTTGTGAATTTGAAGAAACAACTCGGCATCTATTTCTAACTTACCATTGACTCACGCACAACAATTTGGTGGGTTAGGTGTGATTGGTAAAAAAGGCTGtcgttttttcatttttatatgtttagcGTGCATCTGGACtatttgaaaatgaagaatcatattatttttagacGTGAAAAATGAAACATTTTCGAATTGACAATATGCATTTAGCTTCTTTGTTGGTGTTGGTTCAGATCTAAAGGAAAAGAGTGTAAGTGTGATTTCAATCAAAGGTGgtcaaattcaattcaatgcTTGAGTTAGTCTTTTAGAGGTTTGATCTATAGctttttgtttcaatatttttggTGGTGGTTGTGTTGTTTGAATGTCGTTTGTATTTTTTTCGCTAAGATATGTAACTCTTTTGTATTTGTTATTCTTAACACATCTTgtgttgaaaattttatctttttattaatatatcatttgaTTACTTATAAAAAACGAAAAAGTTAAAATCAGATCTGATCTCAAAGTAGGATGAAATTGTTAAATGGATACAATTATTGTGAGATTTGTTTATTGTAgattacaattattattatttttagttatttaaaaataataaatgctaATATGTCCTCCACATAGATCTCCTATTTATATCAATGTCATTTAAATTAAtgccaaataaaaaaattgagagtcAAATTTATGAGTAGATtaaatttatgaataatttctaaaaataaaatactaaaattgcaaaaaataaaataaagagactaaaattgtGTATCGATCAAAATAGAGATTTTAACTAAATTTGTTATGGGTCAAACTTGGAGCACACGTAGCTTTTCTGCTCTCACTAAACTATATATttgttgtaatattttgataaatagtcACGGCTCTCCAGGATCTCTACAGAACCTTAAACTACCCACAAGTGCTAAAAGGATGGAACGGTGGTGATCCTTGTTGTGAAGAGTCTTGGACAGGACAGAAGTAGCTTATTCTGGGTTCTCAGTTATTAAACACTTGTAATTGCACCAACcctattgaaattatttttttctaaatgcACCCACTATACTTTTATTTGTTGATTActtgattttaattttctttttgaacATGTGCCTTAAGCAACAATATACATGctatacttttttatatatactgATGAATCAATTTGTTATATTATACACATTTTTGTTCCCTGTGGCTGTTTTGGGGGACTAAAATTTGATAGCATACAGTCACTTTTCTCCCATCACAAGGGAGCTGAATTTCATATCGAATCGTCTTGGTCTTCAAGGGACCGTTTTCGAGCTCGCAGATTGAGCTTAAGGTTTTCGGGCACAGGAGGTGTCCTCCCTCTGCGGAATAGAACTGCAAGTGCCCTCATTTTCTTGCAAAGATCAAATATCTGCAAGACACCATGCAaatatttaagttttcaaaCAACAGAGATCAGAGGTAAAATAATAATTGCTTGGCTATTTGTACCGATGAGGCGTCTATCTCGGCAACACCCTCGCAACCTTGACCACCTCCTTGCAGCAAGTCACAATACTTTGCTGcctcattttcatcttcaaatACCTGCAACCATATAGTCAAATTGTAAGTGATTAATAAGCCTCACAATACATTGGTAgacaaaattacttttattttaccAAGTTGAATGCAAGCCGCCCCAACAAACAAACTTACTGTTTAGAGTAGTAGGCATACTAAGAAAAACTAATTTGGGAATTTTATATGTTAGGTCCTAGTTAGCATTTACCAAAGCAATCATATTCCAATTATGATCAAACAAAATTGGGGCCCTAAAATATGTTCTTTGATATTCTCTAATGTATCTCATGTTACAAAATGTttcaatgtaaaaataaatattcgaGCTATAATTTTGTGTGTATGCCTCAATAGAGTACATACCAGCACTCCCTCGCTGATATCTTCTACAAGCATCGGAAATTTTGTCCCTCCCCTTGCTTGTTTTGACTGATTTCCTATTGCAGCTCTCCGGTTACTTCCTTTAGAAAACAATAAGCCAAGCTCTCTTTCAACTTCGCTGTTACATAAAAAGTAAAGTCAGGTATAGAAAATTCCAAATATTACTTTGAGAGAAATGAACGGAAAAGGTGAGTCGGACCTTCTATTTCTTCGGGTTTTCATTGTGCACAATTGGTTTTCCTTTTGGGTGAGTACATACACAGGCTTTGAAGTTTCTCTCCAAGGGTTGTCATCTAAAACTGATGAAAGGACAACCTTCAATTACTACGACGAATAAAAACACTGTCTACACTGACATTGACATATACACGGATCACAAACATTGACAGACAATTACATCAAATTTGGAACATTCACAAGGTAGTTTACGATATATTCTCTCTTCGGTTACACTTCATAGTCTTCATTACATATGTCATTCAACTAATAACTATAGATGCAAAGGCGGACATAAATTCTGTAGCAGGGTTGTCAAACTCAATCAAGAGCCTAAGTTAACTTGTGGAATCTCCATAGACTCGACCAGTAATATTGTAACAGTTTACTTAATACAAAAATGGTATTCATTGTTCAAAACATCTGCAATGATATCTAAACACAATTGAACATTGTTGATGTTATGAGGTCTTAGATAAGTTGaagaaagaaataataaaaacatcaaatgtGATTGATATTTGATAACAACTTAATATTGACTTGATATAAAAGACAAAACACGAACCCATATTTACAGATATACTCCTACAAGACTCCCAATCCTAAACAAATAAGGGAATTAAGAAACAAATCATGATAATAACTAAGTGGAAACTAATCCTAGGAAATAATCTAATATTAGAAACTGTTCTTAGgagataaactaaaatattctCACATTATATCAAAGACAATAAGAGTTATTTCATATACTCTAAGAAATACTATTAGCATAgtataattcaaaattcaaacttaGTAATAAAGAAAAGcacaataacaaaatttaaattttctataagCAATAACTTAAACTAAGATGGATTCATAGGTCCAGAATGAACCTGACCCGACTAACAAGCCTATACCAGACTTTCACATCCAAAATAGAACAAATAGAATACACCAA
It contains:
- the LOC101515387 gene encoding uncharacterized protein, encoding MDSLPSVSPSMVLPPTNPFRRHTRRLSLFSRHLPPRLFSAPRCRTRRRKEVSCNVGGGGDSGENEEVDKALHMDGTIPGSSDEFLKRVSSRAYDMRRNLHQSFDSSSYDVLDDNPWRETSKPVYVLTQKENQLCTMKTRRNRSEVERELGLLFSKGSNRRAAIGNQSKQARGGTKFPMLVEDISEGVLVFEDENEAAKYCDLLQGGGQGCEGVAEIDASSIFDLCKKMRALAVLFRRGRTPPVPENLKLNLRARKRSLEDQDDSI